One region of Eurosta solidaginis isolate ZX-2024a chromosome X, ASM4086904v1, whole genome shotgun sequence genomic DNA includes:
- the LOC137234443 gene encoding E3 ubiquitin-protein ligase TRIP12-like yields MSGGQVCIIQQTLQPQQQQSPQQQQQLPQQQINNPQQQGVLQQTQQQQMNMKTKTALANMLNSRLGNSNGGAIQIQQQQQTMVVAAGGTPVPEQSLQQQQHPQQIIQHQVVVAGNAPQSGMILHHNHQQQLQYQQRQLNMDQVGITSSPNDSALNMIIEHETQQNQSQLSQQLPRERGDRSPPEISDIVSSVATITTSTSMAYVNTPHGLFPMPLGKSSKLPQVSKAKAKFKFLGKFMAKSVMDSRMLDLPFSIPFYRWLLNEEYSVGLADLARVAPEVQSTLVRLQDVVLERDQILNESKLDAMEKTEKIESLDLDGCPIADLGLDFILPGYANIELCRGGRDTPVTIHNLHQYISLVTYWFLVEGVQKQFEALREGFDSVFPTQRLRMFYPEELENVFCGSGACNYQRWDVKMLQDCCRTDHGFTQDSQAIQYLYDILSSYNRDEQRLFLQFVTGSPRLPTGGFKSLTPQLTIVRKTLDGNQNPNEYLPSVMTCVNYLKLPDYSSQEVIREKLKVAANEGSMSFHLS; encoded by the coding sequence ATGTCTGGCGGTCAAGTATGCATAATACAACAAActctacaaccacaacaacagcaatcaccacaacagcagcaacagcTGCCACAGCAGCAAATCAATAATCCACAACAACAGGGCGTATTGCAACAAACTCAACAACAGCAAATGaatatgaaaacaaaaactgCACTGGCCAACATGTTGAATAGTCGCTTGGGTAACAGCAATGGTGGGgcaatacaaatacaacaacagcaacagacgATGGTCGTAGCAGCAGGTGGCACCCCAGTACCAGAACagtcgcttcaacaacaacagcatcccCAGCAAATAATACAACATCAAGTTGTAGTCGCTGGTAATGCCCCACAGTCTGGTATGATATTGCATCACAATCATCAGCAACAGCTGCAATATCAGCAGCGCCAATTAAATATGGATCAAGTGGGTATCACTTCATCTCCTAATGATAGTGCTTTAAACATGATAATTGAACACGAGACCCAGCAAAATCAGTCCCAACTATCACAACAGCTGCCACGCGAAAGAGGTGATAGATCACCACCTGAAATTAGCGATATTGTATCATCTGTGGCGACAATAACGACCAGCACATCCATGGCATATGTAAATACTCCACACGGACTCTTTCCCATGCCATTGGGCAAGTCATCCAAATTGCCGCAAGTATCAAAAGCCAAAGCAAAATTCAAATTCCTTGGAAAATTTATGGCTAAGTCTGTTATGGATAGTCGAATGTTGGATCTACCATTCTCAATACCGTTCTACCGCTGGCTATTGAACGAAGAATATTCAGTTGGTTTAGCCGATTTGGCACGTGTCGCACCCGAAGTGCAAAGTACATTGGTAAGATTACAGGACGTGGTACTTGAACGCGATCAAATATTAAACGAATCGAAACTTGATGCAATGGAAAAGACTGAAAAGATTGAATCGCTGGATTTGGATGGATGCCCCATAGCTGATCTTGGATTGGATTTCATTTTACCAGGCTATGCAAATATAGAACTATGCCGTGGTGGTCGTGATACGCCAGTAACAATTCACAATCTACATCAGTACATCTCATTGGTGACGTATTGGTTCCTTGTTGAAGGTGTGCAGAAACAATTTGAGGCGCTACGAGAAGGATTTGACTCGGTTTTCCCGACACAACGTCTGCGTATGTTTTATCCTGAAGAGTTGGAAAATGTTTTTTGTGGTTCTGGTGCTTGCAACTACCAACGATGGGACGTTAAAATGCTTCAAGACTGTTGCCGTACTGACCATGGGTTTACCCAAGATTCCCAGGCGATACAATATCTATATGATATCCTCTCTTCATATAATCGTGACGAGCAGCGTCTTTTTTTACAATTTGTGACCGGCTCACCCCGACTACCGACTGGAGGTTTTAAGTCTTTAACACCACAGCTAACAATTGTGCGCAAAACACTTGATGGTAATCAAAATCCAAACGAATATTTACCATCAGTGATGACAtgtgtaaattatttaaaattgccTGATTATTCAAGTCAGGAAGTGATTCGAGAAAAGCTCAAAGTTGCCGCGAATGAAGGCAGCATGTCGTTCCATTTATCATAA